A stretch of Gemmatimonadaceae bacterium DNA encodes these proteins:
- a CDS encoding iron ABC transporter permease produces the protein MSARASWLRWSAFVIGLGVALVLAVALGTIALSPGQVWSALLGRGDATAITIVRVLRLPRAVLAALIGAGLGISGAALQGTMRNPLAEPYLLGVSGGAAVGAVVAVSLGLALTLVPIAAFAGAIAAVTLAFFVAHAAGTRGDARILLMAGVVVGAFANSVIMLVLGSAPSNVVRDAVWWMMGSVAAATWSDNGWLFGYLVVGGGALFLWARQIDVLALGDDTAAALGLDPERTARKVYAAASLVAAATVAAAGLVGFVGLVVPHIVRGTGVRRHLPLLAGSALVGAGLVVLADLAARTIRPPAELPLGAVTAIVGVPFFLARLRRLA, from the coding sequence GTCATCGGCCTTGGCGTCGCGCTCGTGCTTGCCGTCGCCCTGGGGACGATCGCTCTCTCGCCCGGTCAGGTGTGGAGTGCTCTCCTCGGACGCGGCGATGCCACGGCGATCACCATCGTGCGGGTACTCCGTTTACCGCGCGCGGTGCTGGCGGCGCTGATCGGCGCGGGGCTTGGCATCTCGGGCGCAGCGCTCCAGGGCACGATGCGCAACCCGCTCGCCGAGCCCTATCTCCTTGGGGTGTCGGGTGGGGCGGCGGTGGGGGCCGTGGTCGCCGTCTCGTTAGGCCTGGCGCTCACGCTCGTGCCGATCGCGGCGTTCGCGGGCGCGATCGCCGCGGTGACGCTCGCGTTCTTCGTCGCACACGCCGCCGGCACGCGCGGTGACGCGCGCATTCTGCTCATGGCCGGTGTCGTCGTCGGCGCCTTCGCCAACTCGGTGATCATGCTCGTCCTTGGCAGCGCACCATCCAACGTCGTGCGCGACGCCGTCTGGTGGATGATGGGCTCGGTCGCCGCGGCCACGTGGTCCGACAACGGCTGGCTCTTCGGGTATCTCGTCGTTGGCGGCGGCGCGCTCTTTCTCTGGGCACGGCAGATCGACGTGCTTGCGTTAGGCGACGACACCGCCGCCGCCCTCGGGCTCGATCCCGAGCGGACCGCGCGGAAGGTGTACGCCGCGGCGTCGCTCGTCGCGGCGGCGACCGTTGCGGCGGCCGGCCTCGTCGGCTTTGTCGGACTCGTCGTGCCGCACATCGTGCGGGGCACCGGTGTGAGACGCCATCTGCCATTGCTGGCGGGCAGCGCGCTCGTCGGCGCGGGACTCGTCGTCCTCGCCGATCTCGCCGCGCGCACGATCCGTCCTCCAGCCGAGCTCCCGTTAGGCGCCGTCACGGCGATCGTCGGCGTGCCGTTTTTCCTCGC